DNA sequence from the Sceloporus undulatus isolate JIND9_A2432 ecotype Alabama chromosome 4, SceUnd_v1.1, whole genome shotgun sequence genome:
GCATTGTAAAGAAATGCACAGTTAAAGGCAACAATGAGCATGCACCACaagtacttttaaagaaaaagggaaatgaaACTGGCAGTTCTTCACTTCAGCAGAAAACCAAGAATGCAGCTAACGTTACAAAAAGCCAAGGTAAGCTGAGAATGACTGGAATGAGTCCAGTGTGGCCTGCAGATGTAATGATGACTCTGTACACACTGTGTCTTCCAAATCAGGAATTTGTCAGAGACACAGATGACTTAATGATCCATGCTGAGTTCACTTCTAAACCAAGCAGATGGTGAGCTGTGGATGCTGCCAAGACAACTGTTACCAAAAGTTCAGTTGCACCATCTAACCCAGCATTCTGATCCCACGTAGCTAACTATTGCATACGGGGAGCATAATGTTAGTAACCTCCTGCCGGTATGTAGAGACATACCTTAGCTTCTGATATCATAGCCATCACAATTAGTAGACAGTCACAGCTTTATCTTACAAGAATTTGTCAAATCAGTGACCATCATTACATCTGGTGATAGAGAACTGTGTGCTGTATAAAAAAGCCTATAAATGTAATTAGGAAATTCTTGAATTTACTTGGCTTTCTATGTCAGCTGTATTCTTCTCAACTAGTCATAATACGAATGGATATAGTATTCTGGTAAGACACTGCAGGTCCATAAGAATATGTATTTTGAGACTTGGAAAATACTATTCTTGTAACAAAAGTGCTATCCCAAGAGAAGAAATGTAGATAACAAAGATGTAAGAAATAAATGGATTTAGGCATGACATTTGATCATGTAGAAAGATTCTTGTATTTTACAATGTACTTACCTCTCTCCACTctttccctccccattcctaaaTGGCCTGCTTTCAGTTCCTGTTCCCTGTGTGTTATTTCTATCCATTTGCACTTGAGTTTCTATTTGCCTTGGCAGTTCTGTCCATTTCCCCCAAGATGCTTTATACTATGAAGATTTATTTTTGTCTTCATGGTCCCTGCGACTCACACATAGTGGATGATACATCTGtagaaaaaaatagataaatgaaTTGTAAGGCTTGGAAGGGACCCAAGGACCCCATATTCtgacactttaaaataatttgttgtggTCAATCATTAATAGTGTCCAtaaggatgcagtggctcaagtggctcaggtggttaagacactgactctgttgattgcaagatcggcaggttggcaattcaaggcctgggtgccgcatgatgggccAACCTAGCAGTGAAAGTAGATCAATAGGTACCATTCCGATGGGAAGGTGAActgcattctgtgcagtcatgctagccacatcatcacagagtagtctctgataaCACTGGCTGTTtgacttagtaacggagatgagcaccgccccctatggtcagacacgacttatcaacagggaatacctttaccttaccttttaATAGGTCCATATTCTAGAAATCAttctttatttagaaatgtgggaAATATGTCTGCTAGCATAAATTCCAGTGTCAAGTGCAGTATCATAAATGTAATTATATTGGTGCTAAGATTTTAATTGTTAGCAtcattaattatgttttaaatttggcCAGTTACTACATACAGACATATCCATGCTTTGGCCCAATGATGACTACTGCTTTTCTTTTGACTGTTATGTGGTAATATCATGCTACATAACTTTGGGCCCTTCGCATTCttttggattgcaaaatccaaTCAGTCCTGACTAACATAACCTTAGTGAGGAATGACAGGCATTGTAGTTCAGTATCTGGAAGGTCAATAGTTGTTCACCCTTGGATTATACAGTGTGAATATGTAAATTACCCTTTAGCAAAAGGCAGCTTTAATTTTCTACTGTTACTTTTTCTACTTGAATTTGAACATATTTTTGAAAGATTATCTTCCGCTTGGTCatcttgtgttttttttcctcctttttacaaGGGGCAGGGAAGCCAAAATTAACACCAGTTTTAGCAGCTTATATAAAACTCTGAAAATTTTTCAATGTACCATACTCTGAATTTTTTTGTCTTGTCAGGTCCACAAGGAGATTTACTAAATCTGAAGCTTGGGCTTTctccaaaacaaaatgaagagaaaCCCATGGTGCAATCAGAGAAACAAACTTCATCAAAGAAAAAGTCCAAGCCTTCTCAAACCACTTCAGTTAAAGctactgcaaaaataatagtaACAGCCAAAAACCAAAGTCATTCAAAGAAGAATGAAATGGGGAGCAATAAAGaccaaaaacagaaaatagtTACAGGGCAACCTGTTTTAAAGCTTTCATCTTCAAGTCACAAGCATTCCAGAAGTGAGTCACCTGTTCAGAAGAATATACATGGAGAAGGGCAAAAAAATTCAAGCCCTAAACTTGACAACTCTGTGACATTGGTTGCTCAGCTACATGGCAGTAACAAATCTAGTCCAGGGAAGAAAAATAATAGTGGAATGTCTTCACTTGAAATAGATACAAGAAACATATCGACTTCAGAAAAATCAACTCCCCTCGAAGAGCAACGTTCCAAGAGAGATTTGGAACATGTTTGTATTGAGGAGATGAGAGATGGAGCTCATGAGAATGAAAAGAATGATAAATCACCCAGGAATAAAAACCCTGAAAAATGTAATTCAATTGAATTGCACAATACTCAAGAGCAGAAGAGTGTTGCATGTGAAAAGGTTAATCAGAATTCCACCATTTTGGCTTCAAATgaggaaatactaaaaaataaaacactttctGATTCTATTGCTTGCCAGAATGAGGACCCTTTAGTACAAGTTGATCATAAATCTAAAGATATATTGAAAGCTGAAATGAGCATTAACTATGTTGATAATCCGTTGCATAGTTTTTCTGAAGTAGCTAATGATAATTCTAACTGTGAACATGGGGAAGAGAAATCTTCTAAAGCTTGCGTGGTAGGATCTGAAAGTGCTGATGAGTTATCTGATAAGTCTGCCTTGACAGAATCTCAGTCTGCTACAGTGGAATCAGATGCTGCTTCTAAATCTTTCATAGGGCAGGTGGTTGAAAAATGCTCTTCTAAAGACACTGATACCACTGAAACACCAGAGAGCCATGAAAACTCAGAGGCCCCATTTCCAGAGCACTGGAATTTGAGTTCCAGTGGACTTGATCAAAAAGAAAGCCCTGAATCAGACACAGGTAGTGCAACAACATCATCAGATGATATAAAGCCAAGATCTGAAGATTATGATGCCGGAGGTTCTCAGGACGATGAAGGATCAAATGAAAGAGGCATTTCAAAATGTAGCACTATGTTGTGCCATGATTTCCTTGGCAGAAGTAGCAGTGACACAAGTACACCCGAAGAGCTAAAAATCTACGACACTAGTCTAAGAATAGaagtaaaaatgaaaaaggaaaattcTGATCTCTTCCGAGTCATATCTACAAGTGATGATGAGATCCCAAGAAAAAGGCCTGAAACATGGTTGCATCAAAGTGAGAGAAGAGGTATGTCTAGGGGGAATAATCCCAGTTTTGCCATTGCACCATTTTCTCAGGAAGCTGATCAGGTTTCCTCTTCAGCAGATGAAACTGAAGATGAAAAGTCTGAAACTGAAAATGTTATAGAAAGCTTGCCTCCTTCAGAAGTTCCTGTTCAGAAATTTCATGGAATAGTGAATCTAGCATTTGAAGATGCAGCAGAAAATGATATTGAAAGTCAAGAATTCTCTGCTACTAAAAATTTTAAGCGATCTGTATTACTTTCAGTAGATGAGTGTGAAGAACTGGGATCTGATGATGGCGGGGAAGTCCATACTCCCCTCCAATGTCCTCTGGATGCTGCAACACCTGCTGAGGTGTTTGATGCCATTTCCCATGAGCATGAAGGTAAAACCTTTTATTCACGATACTCTTTAGAGATTGAGGATGGATTCCTGGAGTGTAAGGAGCCAAATAATGAACAGCTCGACAAAAATGAGAGCTATTCTGCAGATGCTCATAGCACAGAGCAAACAGGAAAAGATAACATGGGTCCTTCAGTTACAGAACAGAAGTCTACAGAGAAAGTCATGTCAGTAGAACATATCCAGCCAAccacagaaaacaaagaaaattccAAAAGTGAAGAGAAGAATGAATTTCAGTGCAATAAAGTTTCAGACAGTGACACAAAATCTCAAGGAAGACCATGCCACTTGGACCTTCATCAAAGAGATAATACTGAGTTACAAAAGAACAGCTCTTCAAAACCTGTAGATCCAGGTAGGAGTCATTTACTGACTCAGGAAGTTCATATGAAAGAGAGTGAACCAGCGTCTACTGAATACgctgacactgctttatctgcagGTAACgtacagaaataaaaatgttacgTCCCTCAAGATATTAAGTATTAGTAGAACATTAACTTTATAGCTGGGATTGAATCTTTAACTCTAGTAaatattagattttttaaaatcaaaacagttaTATACTTAAATGCTGATGtttgagaggggaaaaaaccttaCTCTGTAGAGTCAAGATTATGGTTTAATGTCTTGCCTAGTGAAAAGCTGAGAGTATTTAACTTGGGCAAAACTAAACCTGGGATGCAATTCCTGCTCTTGAGCTTACTTTTGTCCCAGTAGGACATTTGACAGTTTCATATTTTAGCAGACAGCTTATATGTCTCTCTttgtttctctcccccaccccctatatatatacagtatatcaaaatGGGATGTGCAATAAGTGCATTGATATTCTGAACTAAAGGTGCTCTGCATTGTTTATCTTAAATACTATATTCATTATTGTTGCAGTTTTTCTGTTTTGCACAGAGCTGAAAATGGTCTTTCTACTGTTGAGTTCAGTGGGAGCTGGCCTAAACCCTGAAACACTTTCAGAATGGCTGTAGTTCTAAATTTGCTGGGCCAGAAACTGTTTTTCATCAACAGATCACAGCCAATTAATACTTTTAAACATAGCATTTGCTTCACCCTGTTTGGTAACTTCTTGTCTAGCTGTTCTGCGTGTCTTTGTTAAAACAGGAATTCAGCTCAGTATCTCCCAAGTACAATACAGAGTATCTGAACCTTTTTCTCAAAATATTTGTGTACTCAAGAGTTATTACGAAGTAATTTGTGTTCAAAAGAACCATACAAACTGATAACCTTTCAAGTTGTaactcttttttgtttgtttgtttgcttattctTGCTTGCAGCTGCCCTTTGCatgtgcaatattttaaatataaatatgtgAATAAATCATTTGTTTTTTGCCCCTTTTGAATCTGACATGGCTTAAGTCGTTGGCCTTTGTTTTCGTTTTTTCgttttttcttctcccctccagtactgctccttttttattttaagttaCTGTACATGTTTAGTGATTTTTTAGAATTCCATGTGCATATTCAGTGTTGGTTTACATGACTTGTCATTTTCTGTATCAGAATTTTTTTCTAATTATGAAAGTTTATTGTCAATTGCCAGTGGTGATTGCTgctttaactttatttataagccgtactttgtttcatttattttttaaaaatacatgaacaaaaaagaaatggCTTGTTTGTGAACTTTGTTAGCATTTTTTTCCCTTACCTCCTATCTGGTTACATTGATCCTGGTGCACTGAGTTAAGTATACTGTACAAAAGCCCTGCAGAGGGGGAAAACATGTGCAATTTTTACAATGTATAGTATTATGAATTATTTCAGGAGACATAGATGATTGTGAGAGACTGACACAAATCTGCATGTATGAGCATCGGCCTCCAAAAACCCTTTCTCCAATATACGAGATGGATGTTGGAGAAGCTTTTGAGCAGAGGATGGAGTCGGAAGTGGACATTCTGGGGGTGGATTTTGAAGATCAGCAGTTTGCCGAACAGGACTGGACACTTCTCAGGCAGTTGTTATCTGATCAGGAATCAAACATGGACATCAAAAATTCTGTTCCTGAAGACCTTGACTTAGCACAATATCTCATCAACCAGACACTATTTCTGGCGCGAGACAGTTCACAACCTCAGGGTAAAGCACAGATTGACACTTTCAGTAGGTGGACCGAACTAATATCTCCACTGGATGACTCTTCAGCCAGCATTACAGTGGCAAGTTTTTCCTCTGAAGATTGTTCTTCCCCACAAGGGGAATGGACAATTCTTGAACTAGAAACCCATCACTGAAGTGATCAAGTGTTTGAGACaaaattccttccttcttttttctttcctagacATCTGCAAATATTTGATGCAATATTTTCACACAGTAATAACTAATTGCCTCAGTGTCATATAGAAATGATCCTTCCATTAAGTGTTCCATTTCAAACTATATTTAATTGCAGGTAAAGAAATGCTTGAGAATTTAactggacttttttttaaaagtgagcatGTCTTCTCCTTTGCCCCAAGACTTTTTAGGAAGAATTAGATGACCTGTATGAAAAGGTTTTGGCTtattcttctttcctcttttcagTCATTGCTTAAGTCATAAATTCCTGGATGCTCAGTGAATCAAAAATGTGAATGCAAACTATGTAGTGCTACccttttccctccatctttctctATTTAGATCTTAAAAGATAAACGATTCACAgtgattatatttaaaaaatgtgtgccAACGGTACTTTAAATACTAGAAGTGTGTGTTTGAATTTGAAGGAAAAGTTTCAATGCAATGGTTTctgaatttatttataaagagcagCATGCGTGGTTTGTTTTCTCCCGATTGATTTTGTACcttttttgctttgaaaaatttcaataaatttataaattgtttaaatcTTAAGAGTGCATAGGTATTGCTGGAAGGTATACATAATGGTCCTTTTCTAGGAAGAAATACACCTTTTTAGTGTTGCTTTAAAATATACCTTTTACATGGTTAATGAAAAAGCTAACATACTGCTCAACAGTCACACTTTTAGAGAAAAGCGCTGATTGACATCATCTGGTCTGTTTTACAATATTTCTTTTTGATTTAGAAGTTACGCCTCTGATTTAAGCGCCTCCATTCTGACACTTCTATTAAGGTAGCACATGTCCTATActatagagcagtgattcccacaGTGGGCATTATGcctccctgggggggggggcagtagaaGGATCCAGGGTGTCATTGAAGTGGAAAGAGTGCACTAGGGGGACAGTGAGGGAAACAGAAGTCTTCTAAAGCCTGTGTAGTAGGATCTGAAAGTGCTGGTGAGTTATCTGAAAAGTCTGCCTTGGCATGGgtccttcagtcaaagtattgatgtgcaagaaagacaaggggaaccagtggtCTTTAGGGCCACGGTGAGGATAAAATGTCTTTTCAGGGTCCCCCCCAAAACCACCACATAACCTTGCtaatcattttgtgtggtggtgtctcctgctctttgcctgcccacaTGAGTTCACGCCCTTACTAGCATCTTTCACTAGGAGTGGCAGTTTTGAAAGTCACatgaggcttgggcacagggcatcacttctgtggcttaGATCGACTCCATTTTAGGACAGACTGGAAcaaagagttagagcacatggtggcgGGAGAGCAGTGGTGGTAAAAAGGAGCTTTcgaatttgggaccctgcttaagctatGTGGGCTTTGATGGGACATAGCTCGCAGGATGGAGTTGCACTGctactcctgctttctttcatcagacaggctgagagaagaggtggCAGAAGAAAACCATTATTTGTGGGAGGGAAAACACTTTAAACTGTATAGAGTAGACATCTCTCTGGGGCAGGAGTATTGTTGCTCGATTATTGGAAAGAGTCTTTTGTCTTAGAGTGGCTCGTGTacttaaaatctctccctttcctggTCTGCACCAGTCTCCAGTCTAGAGCATGTCACTTCTAtaaaccccctacacacacacacactggctgtaCCTTTTTCTGATCCAGTGAAAGTTTGAGAGTTCATCTtccctgggaagaagctccctgGTCAGCTTGGGAGCAGCAGCTaaacagcaaccaagaggcctcttgtctacgctggcctttgctgcaaggctggcaggGGTAAGAggtttctcagtcactgctcagttgctgctcccaggatgacagggTGTAAGgtgagcagccagtcaaacagcaaccaagaagcttcttgaCTGTGCCAGCCTtagctgcaaggctggcacaagcAAGAAACATCTTGGTCGCTGCTCAgacagctgcttggttgctgctcacaAGGTGACTGAGTGCAAAGGGTGTAGCAgctgagattggttgttttgaatttgcagtagaacattAACCTAATACCCTCTGCAAAAAAATGTGATGGGAGGGGGgtgctagggttgtcacccaagaggaaaggggacagtagcctgaaaaagtttggggaacaTTGTAGGGCATTGTTAAAGGATTAAAATCCGTAGATTGTCAATGCCACAGCCTGTTACACAGTAGTGCTTCTAGGTTTATTATTGACAATGTATTTTCTTTAGTGAAAGCACTTCCATGCAGGAAACTGCCCAGTTTGTAGGTCACTGTATTTGAAGGCTGTGAGGATGTTTAGGTCTGCAACTTCCATTAGCTCCTAACACTAGCTTCATCCTTCTGTAGGCTGCTTTGGGACTTAGGACACAAACAACCAATTATTTGTCAAGTACTTTTCTCATTCAGTCAGCTTtggcctcattttaaaaaatttctcaTCCAACTGGCCAAATAACTTGCAGGAAATGTTCTCAGTCAGCTGGGTGAAATATCTAATTTTGAAGGTCTTGATTTTATTCCTGCAACGAAAGGACACATGAAGGTACGACATATTCTAAAATACAGACAAATGCTTCAAGCGGTGCTGCTGTTACATTTCAGTGTGTTATGATCATTAAGAGCAGGGGGAGGCAAACTGCAGGCTTGTGGGTGCTGCTTCTTATGAGAACATTTAAAAATCTACTCTTTGGGGTTTCTTGCAGAAGATATTTACTTAGTATGAATTCCTGGGGTGAGAATTTGCTGATTTTGAACACAAAAACTGAATGAAGTTCACAGTATTTATATTCTATGGATGCGgaacctttggtccttcagatttttttaaCCTGCAACTATGAGACCCATCCAGAATACCATTCAGGTGGCCCTAGCTATCTGTGTACAAGATTATTGCCCACTATAGGCACATTGCTCTTAGTGCAGTGTCAttgcatcttcttcttcctccaacaACTCAGTCGGAGTGATGCCCAAACATGAGATCTGAGTTGGAGTTCATACTGCTAGCTGGAGTGTAGCGGGTGCTGCCCAGTTCTGTTCCAGACACCCCAAAAAGGGtccatggcagcctcctgtcaaCCCACTTTTTATTAACCGTCGCAATTTTACCAGCAGAACTTTAGAGAGCCCTCCCCTGCACCTTCCTTTTCTAACCTTGGGAACAATACTTCAGCCCTCTTTTCCAgtccagtgaaaaagaaatctATCCCAAAAGCTATGGCAGCCCCTCGTTCACTTCAGAGGGTCACCCATGTGAAATTTTGACTTAAAACTGGCCACTTCACATTAATTGACAACCACAAAGACTTGTCAGATTTTAAAATGACTATCACAAAACCTCAATAAGGTATGCCTGGTCCCCTTTTTTTGCTTTTAGCAAGCCCTCTGTTTGGAATTTCTACTTGAAATGCATCACAGCAACATGGACAAAACCCCAAAGCATTCTAATTTTGAGAAATCTAGCATGCTATCACAGGAAGTGATGGTTACTGCAGGCCtgcagctattattattattattattattattattattattattattattattattaaagatagtAGAACAGAAGTGATTTGTGAAATAATTTATCTCTGACCTGAACAATGAGTTCAGGTTcacaagccagaaatgacttgaagacacacaaca
Encoded proteins:
- the BTBD8 gene encoding BTB/POZ domain-containing protein 8 isoform X4; its protein translation is MACSGGKGGPGGNPRGRPRSGAWERRRLKEMVAEQLRQDIDRLLKEEIQTDITFCVGKTLLRAHKAVLLARVPDFFWHVAGRWLNNTSACEVIDLENLDILEFKTFLQAILCARSSYFAAMLNGSWAESSQEHITLQGINHIEMTVILHFIYGAILDFPNKANAGCILSIADMYGLEGLKEVAIYVLKRDYCNFFQKPVPGKHQRVLECLAIAHSRGAKNIYNTCMKWLVQNFIKCCSDKSFATLSTELQNDCLRMLILSLSPQNAAQVLMEANQLIGTLPQVKWTEAALSLASRLQEECIAFMVMNFPEIIQSESFSTLLQFQAMSSKTELFDQLFEAVQKGITTENSCCLLMAVDALLSSENVKEMGFTCKIQALRDKLWIFLVQSFYAVRHTESWKLLEPDDQQQIEAAAFDKGDDRRPAKKPIFSSSQLNRCITDASGINHTAWRADGKKNSWGGSSTNQDKMKSDGLGASGHTSATNRNSTNKALKHDDLKGKDSKKAVCKMTKEAKMGEKMPSPKARAVIKPKTENNGNSKMESLLTKQDSERSSSTSGHKNAGSGKALKNQEGKTAGARPKVLPGNSNIHIKAKPLKKTNGKESPSVMGTEALSKSNNSSTDLRMSIEQLDESKDEKAVDEGKKHSALKMKSALKMTNGTPAKKHTNELEANSPMNSIVKKCTVKGNNEHAPQVLLKKKGNETGSSSLQQKTKNAANVTKSQGPQGDLLNLKLGLSPKQNEEKPMVQSEKQTSSKKKSKPSQTTSVKATAKIIVTAKNQSHSKKNEMGSNKDQKQKIVTGQPVLKLSSSSHKHSRSESPVQKNIHGEGQKNSSPKLDNSVTLVAQLHGSNKSSPGKKNNSGMSSLEIDTRNISTSEKSTPLEEQRSKRDLEHVCIEEMRDGAHENEKNDKSPRNKNPEKCNSIELHNTQEQKSVACEKVNQNSTILASNEEILKNKTLSDSIACQNEDPLVQVDHKSKDILKAEMSINYVDNPLHSFSEVANDNSNCEHGEEKSSKACVVGSESADELSDKSALTESQSATVESDAASKSFIGQVVEKCSSKDTDTTETPESHENSEAPFPEHWNLSSSGLDQKESPESDTGSATTSSDDIKPRSEDYDAGGSQDDEGSNERGISKCSTMLCHDFLGRSSSDTSTPEELKIYDTSLRIEVKMKKENSDLFRVISTSDDEIPRKRPETWLHQSERRGMSRGNNPSFAIAPFSQEADQVSSSADETEDEKSETENVIESLPPSEVPVQKFHGIVNLAFEDAAENDIESQEFSATKNFKRSVLLSVDECEELGSDDGGEVHTPLQCPLDAATPAEVFDAISHEHEGKTFYSRYSLEIEDGFLECKEPNNEQLDKNESYSADAHSTEQTGKDNMGPSVTEQKSTEKVMSVEHIQPTTENKENSKSEEKNEFQCNKVSDSDTKSQGRPCHLDLHQRDNTELQKNSSSKPVDPGRSHLLTQEVHMKESEPASTEYADTALSAGDIDDCERLTQICMYEHRPPKTLSPIYEMDVGEAFEQRMESEVDILGVDFEDQQFAEQDWTLLRQLLSDQESNMDIKNSVPEDLDLAQYLINQTLFLARDSSQPQGKAQIDTFSRWTELISPLDDSSASITVASFSSEDCSSPQGEWTILELETHH
- the BTBD8 gene encoding BTB/POZ domain-containing protein 8 isoform X5, translated to MLYKKPCFSDIVIQINGKQFQVHRAILCARSSYFAAMLNGSWAESSQEHITLQGINHIEMTVILHFIYGAILDFPNKANAGCILSIADMYGLEGLKEVAIYVLKRDYCNFFQKPVPGKHQRVLECLAIAHSRGAKNIYNTCMKWLVQNFIKCCSDKSFATLSTELQNDCLRMLILSLSPQNAAQVLMEANQLIGTLPQVKWTEAALSLASRLQEECIAFMVMNFPEIIQSESFSTLLQFQAMSSKTELFDQLFEAVQKGITTENSCCLLMAVDALLSSENVKEMGFTCKIQALRDKLWIFLVQSFYAVRHTESWKLLEPDDQQQIEAAAFDKGDDRRPAKKPIFSSSQLNRCITDASGINHTAWRADGKKNSWGGSSTNQDKMKSDGLGASGHTSATNRNSTNKALKHDDLKGKDSKKAVCKMTKEAKMGEKMPSPKARAVIKPKTENNGNSKMESLLTKQDSERSSSTSGHKNAGSGKALKNQEGKTAGARPKVLPGNSNIHIKAKPLKKTNGKESPSVMGTEALSKSNNSSTDLRMSIEQLDESKDEKAVDEGKKHSALKMKSALKMTNGTPAKKHTNELEANSPMNSIVKKCTVKGNNEHAPQVLLKKKGNETGSSSLQQKTKNAANVTKSQGPQGDLLNLKLGLSPKQNEEKPMVQSEKQTSSKKKSKPSQTTSVKATAKIIVTAKNQSHSKKNEMGSNKDQKQKIVTGQPVLKLSSSSHKHSRSESPVQKNIHGEGQKNSSPKLDNSVTLVAQLHGSNKSSPGKKNNSGMSSLEIDTRNISTSEKSTPLEEQRSKRDLEHVCIEEMRDGAHENEKNDKSPRNKNPEKCNSIELHNTQEQKSVACEKVNQNSTILASNEEILKNKTLSDSIACQNEDPLVQVDHKSKDILKAEMSINYVDNPLHSFSEVANDNSNCEHGEEKSSKACVVGSESADELSDKSALTESQSATVESDAASKSFIGQVVEKCSSKDTDTTETPESHENSEAPFPEHWNLSSSGLDQKESPESDTGSATTSSDDIKPRSEDYDAGGSQDDEGSNERGISKCSTMLCHDFLGRSSSDTSTPEELKIYDTSLRIEVKMKKENSDLFRVISTSDDEIPRKRPETWLHQSERRGMSRGNNPSFAIAPFSQEADQVSSSADETEDEKSETENVIESLPPSEVPVQKFHGIVNLAFEDAAENDIESQEFSATKNFKRSVLLSVDECEELGSDDGGEVHTPLQCPLDAATPAEVFDAISHEHEGKTFYSRYSLEIEDGFLECKEPNNEQLDKNESYSADAHSTEQTGKDNMGPSVTEQKSTEKVMSVEHIQPTTENKENSKSEEKNEFQCNKVSDSDTKSQGRPCHLDLHQRDNTELQKNSSSKPVDPGRSHLLTQEVHMKESEPASTEYADTALSAGDIDDCERLTQICMYEHRPPKTLSPIYEMDVGEAFEQRMESEVDILGVDFEDQQFAEQDWTLLRQLLSDQESNMDIKNSVPEDLDLAQYLINQTLFLARDSSQPQGKAQIDTFSRWTELISPLDDSSASITVASFSSEDCSSPQGEWTILELETHH